A single genomic interval of Coccidioides posadasii str. Silveira chromosome 1, complete sequence harbors:
- a CDS encoding uncharacterized protein (EggNog:ENOG410PR9N~COG:S~BUSCO:14203at33183), translating into MGWWWSSSNQPEEAPTLPASDNGHAPSQRQATEHPSTLSTLKHTPVSRDEQADAELQAFLSGMKDTTESSHPINSSSHPTNPSSQLTSLPSSIDPDSLYPTTMSCRTAFDYAFFCQSFGGQWVNYYRYGELRDCSQHWSDFWFCMRTKSYSEEDRAKMIMDHQRKKAAKWKTGPTSEDVWDIRTEPVKGAFQGDFAAVEREMKLAEQREKEQRTQMRASGTL; encoded by the coding sequence atgggaTGGTGGTGGAGCTCGTCTAATCAACCTGAAGAAGCACCAACGCTTCCCGCTTCCGACAATGGACACGCGCCATCGCAGCGTCAGGCGACGGAGCACCCATCGACACTTTCGACGCTGAAGCACACACCAGTGAGCCGCGATGAACAGGCGGACGCTGAACTGCAAGCCTTTCTTTCCGGAATGAAAGACACAACTGAATCCTCACACCCTATAAATTCTTCCTCACATCCTACAAACCCTTCCTCACAGCTTACCTCCCTGCCGTCTTCCATTGACCCCGACTCCCTCTACCCGACCACGATGTCCTGCCGCACTGCCTTCGACTACGCATTCTTCTGTCAATCCTTTGGCGGCCAATGGGTGAATTACTACCGGTACGGCGAACTACGGGACTGCAGCCAACACTGGTCCGATTTTTGGTTTTGCATGCGCACGAAGTCATATTCAGAGGAAGATAGGGCCAAGATGATCATGGATCATCAGCGCAAAAAGGCCGCCAAATGGAAGACGGGTCCGACTAGTGAGGATGTATGGGATATAAGAACCGAACCGGTAAAAGGCGCATTTCAAGGAGATTTTGCAGCAGtggagagagagatgaaGCTTGCGGAACAGAGGGAGAAGGAACAGAGGACGCAAATGAGGGCGTCTGGGACCCTGTGA
- the YME2 gene encoding mitochondrial escape protein 2 (EggNog:ENOG410PFI4~COG:A~TransMembrane:1 (i298-315o)~BUSCO:1610at33183), whose amino-acid sequence MIQFSGRTCLAQGWKCAAGVGLRCHGAHSSPPLHVPPFRRYTATYSRADETGHIDTAPNESVFYFDSVLPVKALFSRRFAPLDLAPSMTGRIGNLIIKLTGATPLNVIGRAFPLELQENIQQVIPRYSEGGAFVKLSHPPNMDREGLSSLLNAHLEQNPLKLWFSPFTSVRASLVRGRPWLEDLQRSPSSRIKVEFLPTSPGASSVELTPELLYSLSRRYGKLADIIPQTSDSKIQPRYALLDFTRPSYAVMAKNCLHGYKVSASEGGGSAGTLLKLSYERKLKPHVIRGWIVSHPRIVIPIIAAVIAAITVIVFDPIRTFFIKIQIAPPIDVQDNRLWQWIQRQASKANDILSLRQRQRSDSRGLKAIWEDRKEDIQRLQTWLLEATNTFTVVHGPRGSGKKELVLDEVLKDYRHKLVIDCKPIQEARGDSATINAAAAEVGYRPVFSWMNSISSLIDVATQTLGANAGLSETLDSQLGHILQNTANALKKVALEKKRRDGKDSHMTDEEFLEAHPECRPVVVIDNFLYKANNPMIYEKLSDWAAALTVSNIARVIFLTGDISYSKTLSRALPNQIFHEIQLGDCTPDVAKQFVLDHLHTDQSNSSSYTQAGPDTIEGGDVKDLEDCIEVLGGRLSDLEFFARMISRGQSPSDAVHDIIVQSAAEILKMYIADVDNTVRNWTPEQAWYLVSSLAEAQGGSILYSEALFSDLFKKDGESTIRALEQAELISVTTLNGRPSTIKPGRPVFAAAFRRLLEDDVLRCRLGLRTLGQQIAMENANINKYEGELQVLGSLEKEPKEIRPRVRWLLEKLAGSQAKIEKYEKESAGLRRILQSKM is encoded by the exons ATGATACAATTTTCAGGAAGGACATGTCTAGCGCAGGGTTGGAAATGTGCGGCCGGTGTTGGCCTGCGCTGTCATGGCGCCCACTCTTCACCTCCGCTCCATGTCCCGCCATTCAGGAGATACACCGCAACCTACTCTCGAGCTGATGAAACTGGGCATATCGACACCGCACCAAACGAGTCGGTATTCTATTTCGATA GTGTCTTACCGGTCAAGGCCCTTTTCTCGCGCCGTTTTGCACCCTTAGATCTGGCTCCGTCGATGACAGGACGAATTGGGAATCTAATAATAAAACTGACTGGCGCGACTCCGCTGAATGTCATTGGGCGAGCGTTCCCTCTAGAATTACAGGAGAACATTCAGCAGGTCATCCCGCGCTATTCAGAGGGTGGTGCGTTCGTTAAGCTTTCGCATCCGCCCAATATGGACAGGGAAGGGTTGTCAAGCTTGTTGAACGCACATCTTGAACAGAATCCGCTAAAGCTGTGGTTCTCTCCTTTTACATCGGTTAGGGCTTCTCTGGTTCGTGGTCGACCTTGGCTGGAAGACCTTCAGAGGTCTCCCAGTTCAAGAATTAAAGTGGAATTTCTCCCAACGTCTCCGGGTGCTTCATCGGTAGAATTGACACCTGAATTGCTTTATTCACTAAGTCGCCGCTATGGAAAATTGGCAGATATCATCCCCCAGACGTCCGACTCGAAAATCCAGCCAAGATATGCCCTTCTCGATTTTACGAGGCCTAGTTATGCTGTCATGGCGAAGAATTGTCTCCATGGATATAAAGTCTCGGCGTCTGAAGGCGGAGGAAGTGCTGGCACGCTATTAAAACTTTCATACGAGCGGAAACTAAAACCGCACGTCATCAGAGGTTGGATTGTCAGCCACCCGAGAATCGTGATTCCGATAATAGCTGCGGTTATTGCGGCGATCACCGTTATCGTCTTCGATCCCATTCGTACCTTTTTCATTAAGATACAGATCGCGCCACCAATTGATGTTCAAGACAATAGGTTATGGCAGTGGATCCAACGACAAGCGAGCAAAGCAAACGACATTCTGTCATTGCGTCAACGCCAACGCTCGGATTCTAGAGGCCTAAAGGCGATATGGGAAGACCGTAAAGAAGACATCCAGCGGCTCCAGACTTGGCTGCTGGAAGCCACGAATACCTTTACCGTTGTTCATGGACCTAGGGGATCAGGAAAAAAGGAGCTTGTGCTTGACGAAGTATTAAAGGACTATCGACACAAACTTGTAATTGACTGCAAGCCTATTCAAGAGGCAAGAGGCGATAGCGCTACAATCAACGCTGCTGCGGCAGAAGTCGGCTATCGGCCTGTATTCTCGTGGATGAACAGCATCAGCAGCCTCATTGATGTTGCGACGCAGACGCTGGGCGCAAACGCAGGTCTCTCAGAGACATTGGACTCCCAATTGGGACACATTCTCCAAAATACTGCAAATGCATTGAAAAAAGTAGCTCTCGAGAAAAAGAGGCGGGATGGTAAAGACTCTCACATGACGGACGAGGAGTTCCTAGAAGCTCATCCCGAGTGTAGGCCTGTCGTCGTCATCGATAACTTTTTATACAAGGCCAACAACCCAATGATATATGAGAAACTCTCTGACTGGGCAGCTGCGCTAACAGTCTCCAACATCGCTCGAGTCATCTTCCTAACTGGGGATATCTCCTACTCGAAAACACTCAGTCGGGCTCTGCCTAATCAAATATTCCACGAAATCCAACTCGGAGACTGCACTCCAGATGTTGCGAAGCAGTTTGTCCTTGATCACCTTCACACAGATCAGAGTAACAGCAGTAGTTACACCCAGGCAGGACCGGATACTATAGAAGGTGGCGATGTCAAGGATCTTGAGGATTGTATTGAAGTCCTTGGGGGTCGATTATCAGATCTAGAATTTTTTGCAAGAATGATTAGCAGAGGGCAGAGTCCTAGCG ATGCTGTCCATGACATTATTGTGCAATCCGCTGCAGAAATACTCAAGATGTATATTGCCGACGTTGACAACACCGTTCGAAATTGGACGCCAGAACAAGCATGGTACCTGGTCAGCAGCCTTGCAGAAGCCCAAGGGGGAAGCATCCTGTACAGCGAAGCCTTATTCTCCGATTTGTTTAAGAAGGATGGTGAAAGTACGATTCGCGCCCTTGAACAAGCGGAGTTGATCTCTGTAACCACGCTCAATGGCCGCCCGTCGACAATCAAGCCGGGCAGGCCTGTATTTGCAGCTGCCTTTAGGCGCCTGCTTGAGGATGATGTCCTTCGGTGTCGACTTGGACTGCGGACGCTTGGACAGCAGATAGCGATGGAAAACGCAAACATCAACAAGTACGAAGGAGAGTTACAGGTATTGGGGTCTCTCGAAAAAGAACCAAAGGAAATTCGGCCCCGAGTTCGATGGCTCCTCGAAAAGCTCGCAGGCAGCCAAGCAAAGATTGAAAAGTACGAGAAGGAAAGTGCAGGACTAAGGAGGATCCTTCAGTCGAAGATGTGA